From one Phocoena sinus isolate mPhoSin1 chromosome 6, mPhoSin1.pri, whole genome shotgun sequence genomic stretch:
- the VCP gene encoding transitional endoplasmic reticulum ATPase isoform X1 yields MASGADSKGDDLSTAILKQKNRPNRLIVDEAINEDNSVVSLSQPKMDELQLFRGDTVLLKGKKRREAVCIVLSDDTCSDEKIRMNRVVRNNLRVHLGDVISIQPCPDVKYGKRIHVLPIDDTVEGITGNLFEVYLKPYFLEAYRPIRKGDIFLVRGGMRAVEFKVVETDPSPYCIVAPDTVIHCEGEPIKREDEEESLNEVGYDDIGGCRKQLAQIKEMVELPLRHPALFKAIGVKPPRGILLYGPPGTGKTLIARAVANETGAFFFLINGPEIMSKLAGESESNLRKAFEEAEKNAPAIIFIDELDAIAPKREKTHGEVERRIVSQLLTLMDGLKQRAHVIVMAATNRPNSIDPALRRFGRFDREVDIGIPDATGRLEILQIHTKNMKLADDVDLEQVANETHGHVGADLAALCSEAALQAIRKKMDLIDLEDETIDAEVMNSLAVTMDDFRWALSQSNPSALRETVVEVPQVTWEDIGGLEDVKRELQELVQYPVEHPDKFLKFGMTPSKGVLFYGPPGCGKTLLAKAIANECQANFISIKGPELLTMWFGESEANVREIFDKARQAAPCVLFFDELDSIAKARGGNIGDGGGAADRVINQILTEMDGMSTKKNVFIIGATNRPDIIDPAILRPGRLDQLIYIPLPDEKSRVAILKANLRKSPVAKDVDLEFLAKMTNGFSGADLTEICQRACKLAIRESIESEIRRERERQTNPSAMEVEEDDPVPEIRRDHFEEAMRFARRSVSDNDIRKYEMFAQTLQQSRGFGSFRFPSGNQGGAGPSQGSGAGTGGSVYTEDNDDDLYG; encoded by the exons ttCAAAAGGTGATGATTTATCAACAGCCATCCTTAAACAGAAGAACCGTCCCAATCGGTTAATTGTTGATGAAGCCATCAATGAGGACAACAGTGTGGTATCCTTGTCCCAG CCCAAGATGGATGAGCTGCAGTTGTTCCGAGGTGACACAGTGTtgctgaaaggaaagaagaggcgGGAAGCTGTGTGCATTGTGCTTTCTGATGACACATGTTCTGATGAGAAGATTCGAATGAATAGAGTTGTTCGGAATAACCTTCGCGTACACCTGGGGGATGTCATCAG CATCCAGCCATGCCCTGATGTGAAATACGGCAAACGTATCCATGTACTACCCATCGATGACACGGTGGAAGGCATCACTGGCAATCTCTTTGAGGTTTACCTTAAGCCGTACTTCCTGGAAGCTTATCGACCCATCCGGAAAG GAGACATTTTCCTTGTCCGGGGTGGAATGCGTGCCGTAGAGTTCAAAGTAGTGGAGACAGATCCCAGTCCTTACTGTATTGTTGCTCCAGACACAGTGATTCACTGTGAAGGGGAGCCTATCAAACGAGAG GATGAGGAAGAGTCTTTGAATGAAGTGGGCTATGATGACATTGGTGGCTGCCGGAAGCAGCTAGCTCAGATAAAGGAGATGGTGGAGCTGCCCCTGAGACATCCTGCTCTCTTTAAGGCAATTGGTGTGAAG CCTCCTCGGGGAATCCTGCTCTATGGACCTCCAGGGACTGGAAAGACCCTGATTGCTCGAGCTGTGGCAAATGAGACTGGCGCCTTCTTCTTTTTGATCAATG GTCCTGAGATCATGAGCAAGTTGGCTGGTGAGTCTGAGAGCAACCTTCGTAAAGCCTTTGAAGAGGCTGAGAAGAATGCTCCTGCTATTATTTTCATTGATGAGTTGGATGCCATTGCTCCCAAAAGAGAGAAA ACCCATGGGGAGGTAGAGCGGCGTATCGTATCACAGTTGTTGACCCTCATGGATGGCCTAAAGCAGAGAGCCCATGTCATTGTTATGGCAGCAACCAATAGACCCAACAGCATTGACCCAGCCCTACGACGATTTG GTCGCTTTGACAGGGAGGTGGATATTGGAATCCCTGATGCTACAGGACGCTTGGAAATTCTTCAGATCCACACCAAGAACATGAAGCTGGCAGATGATGTGGACCTTGAGCAG GTAGCCAACGAAACTCATGGGCATGTGGGCGCTGACTTAGCAGCCCTGTGCTCGGAGGCTGCTCTGCAAGCCATCCGCAAGAAGATGGACCTCATTGACCTAGAGGACGAGACCATCGATGCTGAGGTCATGAACTCCCTGGCAGTTACTATGGATGACTTCCGA tgGGCCCTGAGCCAGAGCAACCCGTCAGCACTGCGGGAAACTGTGGTAGAGGTACCACAGGTGACCTGGGAGGACATTGGGGGCCTGGAGGATGTCAAACGTGAGCTTCAGGAGCTGGTCCAG TATCCTGTGGAGCACCCAGACAAATTCCTCAAGTTTGGTATGACACCTTCCAAGGGAGTACTGTTCTATGGACCTCCTGGTTGTGGGAAAACCTTGCTGGCCAAAGCCATTGCTAATGAGTGCCAGGCCAACTTCATCTCCATCAAGGGTCCTGAGCTGCTCACCATGTGGTTTGGGGAGTCTGAGGCCAACGTCAGAGAAATCTTTGACAAG GCCCGCCAAGCTGCCCCCTGTGTACTGTTCTTTGATGAGCTGGATTCGATTGCCAAGGCCCGTGGTGGCAACATTGGAGATGGTGGTGGGGCTGCTGACCGAGTCATCAACCAGATCCTGACAGAAATGGATGGCATGTccacaaaaaaaaatgtgtttatcatTGGCGCTACCAACCGGCCTGACATCATTGATCCTGCCATTCTGCGACCTGGCCGCCTTGATCAGCTCATCTACATCCCACTTCCTGATGAGAAGTCCCGTGTTGCCATTCTCAAGGCCAACCTGCGCAAGTCCCCAGTTGCCAAG GATGTGGATTTGGAGTTCCTGGCTAAGATGACTAATGGCTTCTCTGGAGCTGACTTGACAGAGATTTGCCAACGTGCTTGCAAGCTGGCCATCCGTGAATCGATCGAGAGTGAGATCAGGCGAGAACGGGAGAGGCAGACCAACCCATCAGCCATG GAGGTAGAAGAGGATGATCCAGTGCCTGAGATCCGCCGAGATCACTTTGAGGAAGCCATGCGCTTTGCCCGCCGTTCTGTCAGTGATAATGACATCAGGAAGTATGAGATGTTTGCTCAGACCCTTCAACAGAGTCGGGGCTTTGGCAGCTTCAG ATTCCCTTCAGGAAACCAAGGTGGAGCTGGCCCCAGTCAGGGCAGTGGTGCTGGCACAGGTGGCAGTGTGTACACGGAAGATAACGATGATGACCTGTACGGCTAA
- the VCP gene encoding transitional endoplasmic reticulum ATPase isoform X2: MDELQLFRGDTVLLKGKKRREAVCIVLSDDTCSDEKIRMNRVVRNNLRVHLGDVISIQPCPDVKYGKRIHVLPIDDTVEGITGNLFEVYLKPYFLEAYRPIRKGDIFLVRGGMRAVEFKVVETDPSPYCIVAPDTVIHCEGEPIKREDEEESLNEVGYDDIGGCRKQLAQIKEMVELPLRHPALFKAIGVKPPRGILLYGPPGTGKTLIARAVANETGAFFFLINGPEIMSKLAGESESNLRKAFEEAEKNAPAIIFIDELDAIAPKREKTHGEVERRIVSQLLTLMDGLKQRAHVIVMAATNRPNSIDPALRRFGRFDREVDIGIPDATGRLEILQIHTKNMKLADDVDLEQVANETHGHVGADLAALCSEAALQAIRKKMDLIDLEDETIDAEVMNSLAVTMDDFRWALSQSNPSALRETVVEVPQVTWEDIGGLEDVKRELQELVQYPVEHPDKFLKFGMTPSKGVLFYGPPGCGKTLLAKAIANECQANFISIKGPELLTMWFGESEANVREIFDKARQAAPCVLFFDELDSIAKARGGNIGDGGGAADRVINQILTEMDGMSTKKNVFIIGATNRPDIIDPAILRPGRLDQLIYIPLPDEKSRVAILKANLRKSPVAKDVDLEFLAKMTNGFSGADLTEICQRACKLAIRESIESEIRRERERQTNPSAMEVEEDDPVPEIRRDHFEEAMRFARRSVSDNDIRKYEMFAQTLQQSRGFGSFRFPSGNQGGAGPSQGSGAGTGGSVYTEDNDDDLYG; this comes from the exons ATGGATGAGCTGCAGTTGTTCCGAGGTGACACAGTGTtgctgaaaggaaagaagaggcgGGAAGCTGTGTGCATTGTGCTTTCTGATGACACATGTTCTGATGAGAAGATTCGAATGAATAGAGTTGTTCGGAATAACCTTCGCGTACACCTGGGGGATGTCATCAG CATCCAGCCATGCCCTGATGTGAAATACGGCAAACGTATCCATGTACTACCCATCGATGACACGGTGGAAGGCATCACTGGCAATCTCTTTGAGGTTTACCTTAAGCCGTACTTCCTGGAAGCTTATCGACCCATCCGGAAAG GAGACATTTTCCTTGTCCGGGGTGGAATGCGTGCCGTAGAGTTCAAAGTAGTGGAGACAGATCCCAGTCCTTACTGTATTGTTGCTCCAGACACAGTGATTCACTGTGAAGGGGAGCCTATCAAACGAGAG GATGAGGAAGAGTCTTTGAATGAAGTGGGCTATGATGACATTGGTGGCTGCCGGAAGCAGCTAGCTCAGATAAAGGAGATGGTGGAGCTGCCCCTGAGACATCCTGCTCTCTTTAAGGCAATTGGTGTGAAG CCTCCTCGGGGAATCCTGCTCTATGGACCTCCAGGGACTGGAAAGACCCTGATTGCTCGAGCTGTGGCAAATGAGACTGGCGCCTTCTTCTTTTTGATCAATG GTCCTGAGATCATGAGCAAGTTGGCTGGTGAGTCTGAGAGCAACCTTCGTAAAGCCTTTGAAGAGGCTGAGAAGAATGCTCCTGCTATTATTTTCATTGATGAGTTGGATGCCATTGCTCCCAAAAGAGAGAAA ACCCATGGGGAGGTAGAGCGGCGTATCGTATCACAGTTGTTGACCCTCATGGATGGCCTAAAGCAGAGAGCCCATGTCATTGTTATGGCAGCAACCAATAGACCCAACAGCATTGACCCAGCCCTACGACGATTTG GTCGCTTTGACAGGGAGGTGGATATTGGAATCCCTGATGCTACAGGACGCTTGGAAATTCTTCAGATCCACACCAAGAACATGAAGCTGGCAGATGATGTGGACCTTGAGCAG GTAGCCAACGAAACTCATGGGCATGTGGGCGCTGACTTAGCAGCCCTGTGCTCGGAGGCTGCTCTGCAAGCCATCCGCAAGAAGATGGACCTCATTGACCTAGAGGACGAGACCATCGATGCTGAGGTCATGAACTCCCTGGCAGTTACTATGGATGACTTCCGA tgGGCCCTGAGCCAGAGCAACCCGTCAGCACTGCGGGAAACTGTGGTAGAGGTACCACAGGTGACCTGGGAGGACATTGGGGGCCTGGAGGATGTCAAACGTGAGCTTCAGGAGCTGGTCCAG TATCCTGTGGAGCACCCAGACAAATTCCTCAAGTTTGGTATGACACCTTCCAAGGGAGTACTGTTCTATGGACCTCCTGGTTGTGGGAAAACCTTGCTGGCCAAAGCCATTGCTAATGAGTGCCAGGCCAACTTCATCTCCATCAAGGGTCCTGAGCTGCTCACCATGTGGTTTGGGGAGTCTGAGGCCAACGTCAGAGAAATCTTTGACAAG GCCCGCCAAGCTGCCCCCTGTGTACTGTTCTTTGATGAGCTGGATTCGATTGCCAAGGCCCGTGGTGGCAACATTGGAGATGGTGGTGGGGCTGCTGACCGAGTCATCAACCAGATCCTGACAGAAATGGATGGCATGTccacaaaaaaaaatgtgtttatcatTGGCGCTACCAACCGGCCTGACATCATTGATCCTGCCATTCTGCGACCTGGCCGCCTTGATCAGCTCATCTACATCCCACTTCCTGATGAGAAGTCCCGTGTTGCCATTCTCAAGGCCAACCTGCGCAAGTCCCCAGTTGCCAAG GATGTGGATTTGGAGTTCCTGGCTAAGATGACTAATGGCTTCTCTGGAGCTGACTTGACAGAGATTTGCCAACGTGCTTGCAAGCTGGCCATCCGTGAATCGATCGAGAGTGAGATCAGGCGAGAACGGGAGAGGCAGACCAACCCATCAGCCATG GAGGTAGAAGAGGATGATCCAGTGCCTGAGATCCGCCGAGATCACTTTGAGGAAGCCATGCGCTTTGCCCGCCGTTCTGTCAGTGATAATGACATCAGGAAGTATGAGATGTTTGCTCAGACCCTTCAACAGAGTCGGGGCTTTGGCAGCTTCAG ATTCCCTTCAGGAAACCAAGGTGGAGCTGGCCCCAGTCAGGGCAGTGGTGCTGGCACAGGTGGCAGTGTGTACACGGAAGATAACGATGATGACCTGTACGGCTAA
- the C6H9orf131 gene encoding uncharacterized protein C9orf131 homolog: MAINTRWGLPLLYRVAFLDRLWKQKSGEEEEEEEEEEEVSLDPLKPFLVLDSLRVSPTGVLFDSEATCGDIERRKNSWASELRACSLPQDPRGANPLGVQSDCEPTAGHMEQKETCCVPVSPLWGPSPCPNSTSKSHTSEPIGDQCNCKPEGETVEQRGNCWTTELPAPIPRSLSAPLPDPHIDLEFVWRNVQQRGIPQDPSLPAVDPLQPVPWPPTQAEALKIESNQPGLPKGELFPGAKAETPSSQGEAVPKVPTHSGIQAWHWSKELELRLKKLQQSPASRSLGPSQSFGSSPALSSTTQATRRLFSCPPQQIHPLSLCPNSSSCHPPKPQSTVTQPVQVPHCYHSHSSIQPQLWKSGRAEQESQKEQRMNVKMSSQGSCVHCPGLEEPSYPEVPASGKRQNKASALSSAKKRESPRKPKGGDHGEGDAKLGSTTVTGKSHLAQARLAEVPVSRLLQRSQHRDQSSRHTAPSPQPHSKASGSQDQRGARLGAGDILAPWHCKHCPWAQKRLSSPTPQAPPTRGLQRMLAKFLGTHGPLPTKSSQQRKGW; the protein is encoded by the exons ATGGCCATTAACACCAGATGG GGCCTACCACTTCTGTACCGCGTGGCTTTCCTTGATCGCCTGTGGAAGCAGAAGtcaggggaggaagaagaagaggaggaggaggaagaggaggtatCTCTGGATCCACTGAAGCCAT TTCTTGTACTGGATTCCCTCAGAGTTAGCCCTACGGGGGTCCTGTTTGATTCTGAAGCTACATGTGGGGACATAGAAAGGAGAAAGAACTCCTGGGCCTCTGAGCTCCGGGCTTGCAGTTTACCTCAAGATCCACGTGGAGCCAACCCCTTGGGAGTCCAATCTGACTGTGAGCCTACTGCGGGGCACATGGAGCAGAAAGAAACCTGTTGTGTTCCTGTGTCCCCATTGTGGGGTCCCAGCCCATGCCCAAACTCTACGTCAAAGTCTCACACAAGTGAGCCTATTGGAGACCAATGCAACTGTAAACCTGAGGGGGAAACAGTGGAGCAGAGAGGGAACTGCTGGACCACTGAACTCCCAGCCCCAATCCCCAGGTCACTCTCTGCTCCTCTACCAGATCCACACATTGACCTTGAGTTTGTGTGGAGGAATGTGCAACAAAGAGGGATCCCCCAGGACCCCAGCCTTCCAGCAGTGGATCCCCTCCAGCCAGTACCCTGGCCTCCCACCCAAGCTGAAGCTCTGAAGATTGAGTCCAACCAGCCTGGCCTACCCAAGGGAGAGCTGTTCCCAGGGGCTAAGGCAGAGACTCCATCCTCCCAGGGTGAGGCTGTCCCAAAGGTGCCCACACACTCTGGGATCCAGGCCTGGCACTGGAGTAAAGAGTTAGAACTCAGGCTGAAGAAACTACAGCAGAGCCCTGCTTCCAGATCTCTTGGCCCAAGTCAATCATTTGGCAGCTCCCCTGCCCTGAGCTCCACAACTCAAGCCACCCGGAGACTCTTTTCTTGCCCACCACAGCAGATTCATCCCCTCAGTCTGTGCCCCAACTCTTCAAGCTGTCATCCCCCTAAACCTCAGAGCACAGTAACTCAGCCTGTCCAGGTCCCCCACTGTTATCACTCCCACTCCTCTATCCAACCTCAGCTATGGAAGTCTGGCAGGGCAGAACAAGAGTCTCAGAAAGAGCAAAGAATGAATGTGAAGATGTCATCCCAGGGGTCATGTGTTCACTGCCCAGGCCTAGAAGAGCCCTCATACCCTGAGGTTCCAGCCTCAGGCAAGAGACAGAACAAGGCTTCAGCTCTATCTTCagccaaaaagagagagagccccAGGAAACCCAAAGGAGGAGACCACGGAGAAGGGGATGCAAAATTGGGGTCAACAACAGTTACAGGGAAAAGCCACCTAGCCCAGGCCAGACTAGCAGAGGTCCCTGTAAGCAGACTTTTGCAAAGATCTCAGCACAGGGACCAGAGCTCTCGACACACTGCTCCCTCCCCGCAGCCTCACTCCAAGGCTTCAGGTTCCCAAGATCAGAGAGGGGCAAGGCTGGGAGCTGGTGACATCCTGGCCCCTTGGCACTGTAAGCACTGCCCTTGGGCCCAGAAGCGTCTTTCCTCCCCCACACCTCAGGCTCCCCCTACCAGGGGTCTCCAAAGGATGTTAGCCAAATTTCTGGGTACCCATGGACCCCTGCCCACCAAATCCAGTCAGCAGAGAAAAGGCTGGTAG